The Salinispora tropica CNB-440 genome has a window encoding:
- the ilvC gene encoding ketol-acid reductoisomerase, producing MSVEVFYDDDADLGLIQGRTVAVIGYGSQGHAHALSLRDSGVAVVIGLPAGSKSRPKAEEQGLRVLTPAEAAAEADIIMILAPDTAQRALYTDSIAPHLTAGKALLFGHGFNIRYGLITPPVDVDVAMIAPKGPGHLVRRQYVDGKGVPCLVAVEQDASGSALGLALAYAKAIGGTRAGVIKTTFTEETETDLFGEQAVLCGGAAALVQTGFEVLTEAGYAPEVAYFECLHELKLIVDLMYEGGIARMRYSISDTAEYGDLSRGPRVIDSQVKERMRAVLGEIQSGEFAREWVAEDEAGRPNFAKWRAEGAAHPIEETGGRLRAMMSWVDRPITETA from the coding sequence ATGAGCGTTGAGGTTTTCTACGACGACGACGCCGACCTGGGCCTGATCCAGGGCCGCACGGTCGCCGTGATCGGGTACGGCAGTCAGGGCCACGCCCACGCGCTGTCGCTGCGTGACTCCGGTGTTGCGGTGGTGATCGGTCTGCCCGCCGGGTCGAAGAGCCGGCCGAAGGCGGAGGAGCAGGGACTACGGGTGCTGACCCCGGCCGAGGCCGCGGCCGAGGCCGACATCATCATGATCCTCGCGCCGGATACGGCCCAGCGCGCCCTCTACACCGATTCGATCGCGCCGCACCTCACCGCCGGCAAGGCGCTCCTGTTCGGGCACGGATTCAACATCCGGTACGGGCTGATCACGCCGCCGGTCGACGTGGACGTGGCGATGATCGCCCCGAAGGGCCCCGGCCACCTGGTCCGCCGGCAGTACGTCGACGGCAAGGGCGTGCCCTGCCTGGTCGCCGTCGAGCAGGACGCCAGCGGCAGCGCACTCGGCCTGGCTCTGGCGTACGCCAAGGCCATTGGTGGCACACGGGCCGGCGTGATCAAAACCACCTTCACCGAGGAGACCGAGACGGACCTCTTCGGCGAGCAGGCGGTGCTCTGCGGTGGTGCGGCGGCGCTGGTGCAGACCGGCTTCGAGGTGCTCACCGAGGCCGGCTACGCGCCCGAGGTGGCCTACTTCGAGTGCCTGCACGAGTTGAAGCTCATCGTGGACCTCATGTATGAGGGCGGCATCGCTCGGATGCGGTACAGCATCTCGGACACCGCCGAGTACGGCGACCTCTCCCGCGGCCCCCGCGTCATCGACTCCCAGGTCAAGGAGCGGATGCGCGCGGTCCTCGGCGAGATTCAGTCCGGTGAGTTCGCCCGGGAGTGGGTCGCCGAGGACGAGGCCGGCCGCCCCAACTTCGCCAAGTGGCGGGCGGAGGGCGCGGCGCATCCGATCGAGGAGACCGGCGGCAGGTTGCGCGCCATGATGAGCTGGGTCGACCGGCCTATCACCGAAACCGCCTGA
- the serA gene encoding phosphoglycerate dehydrogenase produces MNPVVLIAEELAPAAIEVLAHDFDVRHVDGTDRPTLLSALSEADAVIVRSATRIDAEAIAAAPRLKVVARAGVGLDNVEVPAATTRGVMVVNAPTSNIVSAAEQAVALLLAVARNTASASTALKVGEWKRSKYTGVEVQGKTVGVVGLGRIGVLFAQRIAAFGTRLIAYDPYIQPARAAQLGVRLVGLEELLRQSDFISIHLPKTSETVGLIGEKELAIVKPGVRIVNAARGGLVDEQALADAIAEGRVAGAGVDVYAKEPCTSSPLFAFDNVVATPHLGASTHEAQDKAGLAVARSVKLALQGEFVPDAVNVQTGGVVAEDVRPLLPLAEKLGRAFTAVAGGIAASVTVEVRGEVVSNDVSVLKLAATKGLFSSVVEEQVTYVNAPHLAAERGVEVSLATRPETADGPVLVTIRGALPDGRTVSVSGTSVTGARDVNKLTEVDGFDVEIGAEGILVFLRYADRPGVVGAVGTLLGEAGVNIAAMQVARREAGGETLMTLTVDQALGADLLTSVADSVGATSVSAADLRDE; encoded by the coding sequence ATGAATCCGGTCGTACTGATCGCCGAAGAACTCGCCCCCGCCGCCATCGAGGTGCTCGCCCACGACTTCGACGTCCGACATGTGGACGGCACCGACCGCCCGACCCTGCTTTCGGCGCTCTCCGAAGCTGACGCTGTCATCGTCCGCAGTGCGACCCGAATCGACGCCGAGGCGATCGCCGCGGCACCGCGGCTCAAGGTGGTCGCCCGGGCCGGTGTCGGCCTGGACAACGTCGAGGTGCCGGCGGCCACCACCCGCGGTGTCATGGTCGTCAACGCCCCCACCTCCAACATTGTCTCCGCGGCCGAGCAGGCGGTCGCCCTCCTGCTCGCCGTCGCGCGTAACACCGCCAGCGCCAGCACGGCGCTGAAGGTGGGGGAGTGGAAGCGGTCGAAGTACACCGGCGTGGAGGTACAGGGCAAGACCGTCGGGGTGGTCGGCCTCGGGCGTATTGGTGTCCTCTTCGCGCAGCGGATCGCCGCGTTCGGTACCCGGTTGATCGCCTATGACCCGTACATCCAACCGGCGCGGGCCGCGCAGCTCGGCGTCCGCCTCGTCGGCCTGGAGGAGCTGCTGCGCCAGAGCGACTTCATCTCCATCCACCTGCCGAAGACGTCGGAGACGGTGGGTCTGATCGGGGAGAAGGAGCTGGCGATCGTCAAGCCCGGGGTGCGGATCGTCAACGCCGCCCGGGGCGGCCTCGTGGACGAGCAGGCCCTCGCGGACGCGATCGCTGAGGGGCGGGTCGCTGGGGCCGGCGTTGACGTGTACGCCAAGGAGCCCTGCACCTCATCGCCGCTGTTCGCCTTCGACAACGTGGTGGCGACCCCGCACCTGGGCGCCTCCACGCACGAGGCGCAGGACAAGGCGGGCCTCGCCGTGGCCCGCAGCGTGAAGCTGGCGTTGCAGGGTGAGTTCGTGCCGGACGCGGTGAACGTGCAGACCGGTGGCGTGGTCGCCGAGGATGTCCGGCCGCTGCTGCCGCTGGCCGAGAAGCTCGGCCGGGCCTTCACCGCGGTGGCCGGCGGGATCGCCGCGAGCGTGACCGTTGAGGTGCGGGGCGAGGTGGTCAGCAACGATGTCTCGGTGCTCAAGCTCGCGGCGACCAAGGGGCTGTTCAGCTCGGTGGTGGAGGAACAGGTCACCTACGTCAACGCCCCGCATCTGGCGGCCGAGCGGGGGGTCGAGGTGTCGCTGGCTACCAGGCCCGAGACGGCCGACGGACCGGTGCTGGTCACCATCCGGGGCGCCCTGCCCGACGGCCGGACGGTGAGCGTCTCCGGCACCAGCGTCACCGGTGCCCGGGACGTCAACAAACTGACCGAGGTGGACGGCTTCGACGTGGAGATCGGGGCGGAGGGCATCCTCGTCTTCCTCCGTTACGCCGACCGGCCGGGTGTTGTCGGCGCGGTCGGCACCCTGCTTGGCGAGGCCGGCGTCAACATCGCGGCGATGCAGGTGGCCCGTCGGGAGGCCGGTGGGGAAACGCTGATGACCCTCACCGTTGACCAGGCCCTCGGAGCCGACCTCCTCACCTCCGTCGCCGATTCGGTCGGTGCGACCTCGGTCAGCGCTGCCGACCTGCGCGACGAGTGA
- a CDS encoding FAD:protein FMN transferase, whose protein sequence is MRMRIDEQYRSRWRGPSPLRPQPRPDLRLGGPQRQVGGAGPTTGERIAVTHTVRTTIAEYTLLFNAPDWLGRRGVGAALRDAVAELRAIDLAYGPNRPESLVSRLRRGEVSPESYPPLADLVDRCTAMRAATDGWFDAWAVPGGFDPGGLLGGWAVERAAARLRAGGIHDYAVLTGADLVVRGHAAHGGPWRVSVHHPTDRRQAPLVLEMTAGAIGTSGVTGRRGHVVDPHTGEPADQFIAATVVGPDLAVADAYATALYAAGPAGLVWFHSGTDYRVLHAHRR, encoded by the coding sequence ATGAGAATGAGGATCGACGAACAGTACCGCAGCCGCTGGCGCGGCCCGTCGCCACTCCGACCACAGCCGCGTCCGGACCTTCGCCTCGGTGGCCCCCAGCGGCAGGTCGGCGGAGCCGGCCCGACAACCGGGGAACGGATCGCCGTCACGCACACCGTCCGCACCACCATCGCCGAGTACACGTTGCTGTTCAACGCACCGGACTGGCTTGGTCGCCGGGGCGTCGGCGCGGCGCTCCGGGACGCCGTCGCGGAGCTACGCGCGATCGACCTGGCCTACGGGCCGAACCGGCCGGAGAGTCTGGTCTCACGGTTACGGCGAGGAGAGGTCAGCCCCGAGTCGTACCCGCCCCTGGCCGACCTGGTGGATCGCTGCACCGCGATGCGGGCCGCGACCGACGGCTGGTTCGACGCCTGGGCAGTTCCCGGCGGCTTCGACCCGGGAGGACTCCTGGGCGGGTGGGCGGTAGAACGGGCCGCGGCGCGGTTGCGGGCCGGGGGGATCCACGACTACGCCGTGCTCACCGGCGCCGACCTCGTCGTACGCGGGCACGCCGCGCACGGGGGACCGTGGCGCGTCTCCGTGCACCACCCCACCGACCGGCGCCAAGCACCACTGGTGTTGGAGATGACCGCTGGGGCGATCGGTACCTCCGGGGTGACCGGACGACGAGGGCACGTGGTGGACCCGCACACCGGGGAACCCGCCGACCAGTTCATCGCCGCCACCGTCGTCGGGCCGGACCTCGCCGTCGCGGACGCCTACGCCACCGCGCTCTACGCCGCCGGTCCGGCCGGGTTGGTCTGGTTCCACAGTGGGACGGACTACCGCGTCCTGCACGCCCACCGCCGCTGA
- a CDS encoding 3-isopropylmalate dehydrogenase: protein MARIAVVAGDGIGPEVVAQARKVIDAVVPKVQATEYDLGAVRYHRTGEVLPDSVLAELAGHDAILLGAVGDPSVPPGVLERGLLLKLRFAFDQYVNLRPARLWAGTSGPLSGVKPGEVDLVVVREGTEGLYAGAGGSLHRGTAAEVATEESLNTRHGVERVIRDAFNRAERREQRKVTLVHKTNVLTHAGSLWARAFADVAAEHPDVTTEYQHVDAAAMFLVTQPQRYDVLVTDNLFGDILTDIAAAVTGGIGLAASGSINPERAYPSMFEPVHGSAPDIAGRGLADPVAAVLSAALLLDQLGHAEPASRITAAVAAELAGRVPGVPIRTEEVGDRLAGHAAG, encoded by the coding sequence GTGGCACGGATCGCGGTGGTCGCTGGGGACGGAATCGGCCCCGAGGTGGTCGCGCAGGCCCGCAAGGTCATCGATGCGGTGGTCCCGAAGGTGCAGGCCACGGAGTACGACCTGGGTGCCGTGCGTTACCACCGCACCGGCGAGGTGTTGCCCGACTCGGTTCTCGCAGAACTGGCCGGGCACGACGCCATCCTGCTGGGTGCGGTCGGTGACCCGAGCGTCCCGCCCGGCGTGCTGGAGCGGGGCCTGCTGCTGAAGCTGCGGTTCGCCTTCGACCAGTACGTCAACCTGCGTCCCGCCCGGCTCTGGGCCGGTACGAGCGGTCCTCTCAGTGGCGTCAAGCCCGGCGAGGTCGACCTGGTGGTGGTTCGCGAAGGCACCGAAGGGCTGTATGCCGGTGCGGGCGGGTCACTACACCGCGGTACCGCGGCCGAGGTCGCCACCGAGGAGAGCCTGAACACCCGGCACGGGGTCGAGCGGGTGATCCGAGACGCGTTCAACCGGGCGGAACGGCGGGAACAGCGCAAGGTCACGCTCGTGCACAAGACCAACGTGCTCACCCACGCCGGCTCGCTCTGGGCCCGTGCCTTCGCCGACGTCGCCGCCGAGCACCCGGACGTGACCACCGAATACCAGCACGTTGACGCGGCCGCGATGTTTCTGGTGACCCAGCCCCAGCGGTACGACGTGCTGGTTACCGACAACCTCTTCGGTGACATCCTCACCGATATCGCCGCCGCGGTCACCGGCGGAATCGGGCTCGCGGCCAGCGGCAGCATCAATCCGGAGCGCGCATACCCGTCGATGTTCGAGCCGGTGCACGGCTCCGCGCCGGACATCGCCGGTCGTGGCCTGGCCGACCCGGTGGCAGCGGTACTCTCCGCCGCGCTCCTGCTCGACCAACTCGGCCACGCCGAGCCGGCATCCCGGATCACCGCCGCCGTGGCGGCGGAGCTTGCCGGGCGGGTGCCGGGCGTGCCGATCCGTACCGAGGAGGTCGGCGATCGGCTGGCCGGTCACGCGGCCGGCTGA
- a CDS encoding branched-chain amino acid aminotransferase translates to MSGGDKLEFEIRPNSAPVSAADRAALLANPGFGRVFTDHMVTIRYAAGKGWYDARVEARAPIPMDPAAAVLHYAQEIFEGMKAYRTASGGVTMFRPYSNAVRFAASAQRMAMPTLPEQTFVDSLRRLIEVDRDWIPEGEDGSLYLRPFMFASEVFLGVRPANEYLYAVIASPVGAYFSGGVKPVTVWVSPDYTRAAPGGTGAAKCGGNYASSLVAQAEAIEHGCDQVVFLDAVERRFVDELGGMNLFFVYDDGTLVTPPLTGTILPGITRESVLTLAAAAGHRVAEHPISFADWQTDAASGRLREVFACGTAAVINPVGTVRSADGEFRVGGGEPGPVTMALRQQLVDIQRGKAADPQNWVYRVL, encoded by the coding sequence ATGAGCGGTGGTGACAAGCTCGAGTTCGAGATCCGTCCGAATTCCGCGCCGGTATCCGCAGCGGACCGGGCCGCGCTGCTGGCGAACCCGGGCTTCGGGCGGGTTTTCACCGACCACATGGTCACTATCCGCTACGCCGCTGGGAAGGGCTGGTACGACGCGCGGGTCGAGGCGCGGGCGCCGATCCCGATGGACCCGGCCGCTGCGGTCCTGCACTACGCCCAGGAGATCTTCGAGGGCATGAAGGCGTACCGCACCGCCAGCGGTGGCGTGACGATGTTCCGGCCGTACTCCAACGCCGTCCGGTTCGCCGCGTCCGCCCAGCGAATGGCGATGCCCACCCTGCCCGAGCAGACCTTCGTCGACTCGCTGCGCCGGCTGATCGAGGTGGACCGGGACTGGATTCCCGAGGGGGAGGACGGCAGCCTCTATCTGCGGCCGTTCATGTTCGCCAGCGAGGTCTTCCTCGGGGTGCGTCCCGCCAACGAATACCTGTACGCGGTGATCGCGTCCCCGGTCGGTGCGTACTTTTCTGGTGGGGTGAAGCCGGTCACCGTTTGGGTCTCGCCGGACTACACGCGAGCCGCGCCCGGGGGCACCGGCGCTGCCAAGTGCGGCGGCAACTACGCCAGTTCGCTGGTCGCCCAGGCAGAGGCGATCGAGCACGGCTGCGACCAGGTCGTCTTCCTGGACGCGGTGGAGCGCCGCTTCGTTGACGAACTGGGCGGCATGAACCTCTTCTTCGTCTACGACGACGGCACCCTGGTCACCCCGCCCCTGACCGGGACCATCCTGCCCGGCATCACCCGGGAGTCGGTGCTCACGCTCGCTGCCGCCGCCGGCCACCGGGTGGCGGAGCATCCGATCTCGTTCGCCGACTGGCAGACCGACGCGGCGAGCGGTCGGCTGCGCGAGGTCTTCGCCTGCGGCACGGCCGCGGTGATCAATCCGGTCGGGACGGTGCGCTCTGCCGACGGTGAGTTCCGTGTCGGTGGCGGTGAGCCCGGCCCGGTCACCATGGCCCTACGCCAGCAACTCGTCGACATCCAGCGGGGTAAGGCCGCGGATCCGCAGAACTGGGTCTACCGCGTGCTCTGA
- a CDS encoding tyrosine-protein phosphatase: MDPIELTQFDSLFNFRDVGGPAGQDGRIVRSGRLFRSDAPHRLAGADRTAFASYGVRTVLDLRRPYEVDRDGRIPEFAGLTWRHIHPEHAEWSATPYQAGADLARYLADRYADMATTGTAGLAAAIGLIADETNAPLLVHCVAGKDRTGIVCGLTLAVLGVSDDDIATDYALSTAAGERFRAWFTATGRAVHPALPPLSCPEEAMLLFLAELRDRYGSVEGYLRHAGVTDAQVAALRDHLLE, translated from the coding sequence GTGGATCCGATTGAGCTAACTCAATTCGACAGCCTGTTCAACTTCCGCGACGTCGGGGGGCCCGCCGGCCAGGACGGGCGCATCGTCCGAAGTGGCCGACTCTTCCGATCGGACGCCCCACACCGGCTGGCCGGCGCCGACCGGACGGCTTTCGCCTCGTACGGCGTCCGCACCGTGCTCGACCTACGCCGGCCGTACGAGGTGGACCGGGATGGTCGGATCCCGGAATTCGCGGGGCTGACCTGGCGGCATATCCACCCAGAGCATGCCGAATGGTCCGCTACCCCGTACCAGGCCGGTGCCGATCTCGCCCGCTACCTCGCCGACCGGTACGCCGACATGGCCACGACCGGCACCGCCGGGCTGGCCGCCGCGATCGGACTGATCGCGGACGAGACCAACGCCCCACTCCTGGTGCACTGCGTCGCCGGCAAGGATCGAACCGGCATCGTCTGCGGTCTCACCCTGGCCGTGCTGGGCGTCTCCGACGACGACATCGCCACGGACTACGCGTTGAGCACCGCGGCTGGCGAGCGCTTCCGGGCCTGGTTCACCGCGACGGGCAGGGCGGTGCACCCGGCGCTGCCACCGCTGAGCTGCCCCGAGGAGGCGATGCTGCTGTTCCTCGCCGAACTGCGTGACCGCTACGGCTCGGTTGAGGGCTACCTACGCCACGCGGGTGTCACCGACGCACAGGTGGCCGCACTCCGCGACCACCTGCTGGAGTAG
- a CDS encoding PRC-barrel domain-containing protein — MARSQPGSAFDPWRYRADTTVTGIDLAGYQVEACDGGIGKVDQASHAVNSSYLVVDTGPWFFGRRVMLPAGTVNHVDHNKRKVHVDRSKDQIRAAPEYDETADTDPAYRDKLGGYYGDTYSAIPPGTARER, encoded by the coding sequence GTGGCCAGATCTCAGCCCGGCAGCGCCTTCGACCCGTGGCGATACCGCGCCGACACCACCGTGACCGGAATCGACCTGGCGGGCTACCAGGTCGAGGCGTGTGACGGCGGAATCGGCAAGGTGGACCAGGCCAGCCACGCGGTCAACTCCAGCTACCTCGTGGTGGACACCGGCCCGTGGTTCTTCGGTCGCAGGGTCATGCTCCCCGCCGGCACCGTCAACCACGTTGACCACAACAAACGGAAGGTCCACGTCGACCGGAGCAAGGATCAGATAAGGGCCGCGCCGGAGTACGACGAGACGGCGGACACCGACCCGGCGTACCGGGACAAGCTCGGTGGCTACTACGGCGACACGTACTCGGCTATCCCACCGGGCACCGCGCGAGAACGGTGA
- the cimA gene encoding citramalate synthase: MTFQVYDTTLRDGAQREGLSYTVADKLAVARLLDEFGVGFIEGGWPGAVPKDTEFFRRARAELDLRHAVLVAFGATRHAGRKVDDDPQVRSLLAAETPAVTLVAKADLRHVQRALRTSADENLAMVHDTVTYLVAQGRRVFVDGEHFFDGYRDDPGYTASVAQTALAAGAERFVLCDTNGGMLPSQVTAVIADLTARLGVAPGQLGIHTQDDTACAVANTIAAVEAGVRHVQGTANGYGERPGNADLFAVVANLQLKLGFPVVPEGCLEQMVRVSRGIAELATIAPDDHQAYVGAAAFAHKAGLHASAIKVDPLFYNHVDPQLVGNRMRILVTEMAGRASVELKSRELGLDLTDHPETLNRVTKRVKELEAEGWSFEAADASFELLVRSELPDAAPPRPFTLESYRILVEHREDGAVVSEATVKIRVRGERVIATAEGNGPVNALDEALRVGLAKHYPELRDFELADYKVGILAGSHGTGAVTRVLVETSDHTGRDWTTVGVHPNVVEASWDALVDALTYGLDRARG, encoded by the coding sequence ATGACCTTCCAGGTCTACGACACGACCTTGCGCGACGGTGCCCAGCGCGAGGGGCTCAGCTATACGGTGGCCGACAAACTCGCGGTGGCCCGGCTTCTCGACGAGTTCGGTGTGGGCTTCATCGAGGGAGGGTGGCCGGGCGCGGTACCGAAGGACACCGAGTTCTTCCGCCGGGCCCGCGCCGAACTCGACCTGCGCCACGCGGTGCTGGTGGCCTTCGGCGCCACCCGTCACGCCGGCCGAAAGGTCGACGACGATCCGCAGGTGCGCAGCCTGCTCGCCGCCGAGACCCCCGCCGTCACGTTGGTCGCCAAGGCCGACCTGCGGCACGTGCAGCGGGCCCTACGTACCTCCGCCGACGAGAACCTGGCGATGGTCCACGACACCGTGACGTACCTGGTGGCGCAGGGACGGCGGGTCTTCGTCGACGGGGAACACTTCTTCGACGGCTACCGTGACGACCCCGGGTACACCGCGTCGGTGGCGCAGACCGCGCTCGCCGCTGGCGCTGAGCGGTTCGTGCTCTGCGACACCAACGGTGGCATGCTCCCCTCCCAGGTCACCGCCGTGATCGCCGACCTCACCGCCCGGCTCGGTGTCGCGCCCGGGCAACTCGGCATCCACACCCAGGACGACACCGCCTGCGCGGTGGCCAACACCATCGCCGCGGTGGAGGCGGGTGTGCGGCACGTGCAGGGCACGGCCAACGGATACGGCGAGCGACCCGGGAACGCCGACCTCTTCGCCGTGGTGGCGAACCTTCAACTCAAGCTTGGATTCCCGGTCGTACCCGAGGGCTGCCTGGAACAGATGGTGCGGGTGTCCCGCGGCATCGCCGAGCTGGCCACCATCGCTCCTGACGACCACCAGGCGTACGTCGGGGCTGCGGCCTTCGCCCACAAGGCGGGGCTGCACGCGAGTGCGATCAAGGTGGATCCGTTGTTCTACAACCACGTGGACCCGCAGCTGGTGGGAAACCGCATGCGCATCCTCGTCACCGAAATGGCCGGCCGGGCCAGCGTCGAACTCAAGAGTCGGGAGCTGGGCCTCGACCTGACCGACCACCCGGAGACCCTGAACCGGGTCACCAAGCGGGTCAAGGAGCTGGAGGCTGAGGGCTGGTCGTTCGAAGCGGCCGACGCCTCCTTCGAGCTGCTGGTCCGTTCCGAACTGCCCGACGCGGCGCCGCCACGACCGTTCACGCTCGAGTCCTACCGCATCCTGGTCGAGCACCGCGAGGACGGCGCGGTGGTCTCCGAGGCGACCGTCAAGATCCGCGTACGCGGTGAGCGGGTGATCGCCACCGCGGAGGGGAACGGCCCGGTGAACGCGCTCGACGAGGCGCTGCGCGTCGGCCTCGCCAAGCACTACCCCGAGTTGCGTGACTTCGAGTTGGCCGACTACAAGGTGGGGATTCTGGCCGGCAGCCACGGCACCGGGGCGGTGACCCGGGTGCTGGTGGAGACGTCGGACCACACTGGTCGGGACTGGACCACGGTGGGCGTGCATCCCAACGTGGTGGAGGCAAGTTGGGACGCGCTGGTTGACGCCCTGACCTACGGGCTGGACCGGGCTCGGGGCTGA
- a CDS encoding endonuclease/exonuclease/phosphatase family protein has product MACWLAVAPGAAWAVVRLLGLDRGPLVQLLAFTPYAAAGSLLLLLLLLAVRRWRPAAVAAVTTVALVAVVAPRTFESTPPAATGPAVRLLTANLLAGSADAEVLVDLVRRHSVEVLAVQEFTPAIAAELDRLGLEQLLPYRELHPVEGTPGSGLYARYPITEGGVRHNSNGWGFLQAYGTVLVPEAPPVQVESVHPSAPYAIDQVGNWRRDLAAQPPATPGGQLRILAGDFNATLDHAPLRALLDTGYVDAADAAGVGLTGTWGPYDGDLIPPVTIDHVLVDRRIAVRTAAVYAIPGSDHRAVLTDLRLPPTG; this is encoded by the coding sequence CTGGCCTGTTGGCTGGCTGTCGCACCGGGTGCCGCCTGGGCGGTCGTACGCCTGCTCGGCCTCGACCGCGGGCCCCTCGTCCAGCTGCTGGCCTTCACCCCGTACGCCGCCGCGGGCAGCCTGCTGCTCCTGCTCCTGCTCCTCGCGGTGCGGCGCTGGCGGCCGGCGGCGGTGGCGGCGGTGACGACCGTGGCGCTGGTCGCCGTGGTGGCACCGCGGACGTTCGAGTCCACCCCGCCCGCCGCCACCGGCCCGGCGGTACGGCTACTGACGGCCAACCTGCTGGCCGGCTCCGCCGACGCCGAGGTACTGGTTGACCTCGTTCGCCGGCACTCGGTGGAGGTGTTGGCCGTACAGGAGTTCACCCCGGCGATCGCGGCCGAGTTGGACCGGTTGGGGCTCGAGCAGCTCCTGCCGTACCGGGAACTGCACCCCGTCGAGGGGACCCCCGGCTCCGGGCTGTACGCGCGCTACCCGATCACCGAGGGCGGTGTCCGGCACAACAGCAACGGCTGGGGTTTCCTCCAGGCATACGGGACAGTCCTCGTCCCCGAGGCGCCACCGGTCCAGGTCGAGTCGGTGCACCCCTCCGCCCCGTACGCGATCGACCAGGTCGGAAACTGGCGCCGCGACCTCGCCGCCCAACCCCCCGCCACCCCGGGCGGACAGCTGCGCATCCTCGCCGGCGACTTCAACGCCACCCTCGACCACGCCCCGCTGCGCGCCCTGCTGGACACCGGGTACGTGGACGCGGCAGACGCTGCCGGGGTCGGGCTCACCGGCACGTGGGGGCCGTACGACGGTGACCTGATTCCACCGGTGACCATCGACCACGTGCTGGTGGACCGGCGGATCGCTGTCCGGACCGCCGCGGTGTACGCGATCCCGGGCAGCGACCATCGCGCGGTCCTGACCGACCTGCGCCTCCCGCCGACCGGGTGA
- a CDS encoding AAA family ATPase has product MTDISDTLAPGPSPVDPDAAGTELRQTLAEVRRVIVGQDRLVERLLTALIADGHCLLEGVPGVAKTLAAQTLATVVGGSFSRIQFTPDLVPSDIVGTRVYRASREAFDVELGPVMANLVLADEINRAPAKVQSALLEAMAERQVSIGGRSWEVPAPFLVLATQNPIESEGVYQLPEAQRDRFLMKVVVDYPSDADELAILYRMSSDRPTPQPVLDPQRLLDLQARASRVFVHHALAEYVVRLILATRDPGRFGLPDVVPLLAYGASPRATLGLVAAARAQALLRGREYVLPEDVRELATDVLAHRLVLSFDAVADGVSAESVIRRLVNAVPPPRVAGVTEPAPNLAAA; this is encoded by the coding sequence GTGACGGACATCTCGGACACCTTGGCCCCCGGGCCCAGCCCGGTCGATCCCGACGCAGCAGGCACCGAGCTACGACAGACTCTCGCCGAGGTCAGACGCGTGATAGTGGGGCAGGACCGGCTCGTGGAACGCCTGCTCACCGCGCTCATCGCCGACGGGCACTGCCTCCTTGAGGGGGTACCCGGCGTCGCGAAGACGCTCGCGGCGCAGACGCTCGCCACCGTCGTCGGCGGCAGCTTCTCCCGCATCCAGTTCACCCCCGACCTGGTTCCCTCCGACATCGTCGGCACCCGCGTCTATCGCGCGTCCCGGGAAGCGTTCGATGTCGAACTGGGCCCGGTCATGGCCAACCTGGTCCTCGCCGACGAGATCAACCGCGCTCCGGCGAAGGTGCAGTCCGCGCTGCTGGAGGCGATGGCCGAGCGGCAGGTCTCGATCGGCGGGCGGAGCTGGGAGGTCCCGGCGCCGTTCCTGGTGTTGGCCACCCAGAACCCGATCGAGTCCGAGGGGGTGTACCAGCTGCCGGAGGCGCAGCGAGACCGGTTCCTGATGAAGGTGGTGGTGGACTACCCGAGCGACGCCGACGAACTCGCGATCCTCTACCGGATGAGCAGCGACCGGCCCACCCCCCAGCCGGTGCTCGACCCGCAACGGCTCCTCGACCTCCAGGCCCGGGCGAGCCGTGTCTTCGTGCACCACGCGCTCGCCGAGTACGTGGTTCGGCTGATTCTGGCCACCCGTGACCCGGGCCGGTTCGGCCTGCCCGACGTCGTCCCGCTGCTCGCCTACGGAGCGAGCCCGCGCGCCACCCTCGGCCTGGTCGCCGCCGCCCGAGCCCAGGCCCTGCTGCGGGGTCGGGAGTACGTCCTACCCGAGGACGTCCGCGAGTTGGCGACCGATGTGCTCGCCCACCGGCTGGTCCTTTCCTTCGACGCGGTCGCCGACGGGGTGTCGGCCGAGTCGGTCATCCGGCGGCTGGTCAACGCGGTACCGCCGCCTCGGGTCGCCGGGGTAACCGAACCCGCGCCCAACCTGGCGGCGGCGTGA